From the Psilocybe cubensis strain MGC-MH-2018 chromosome 6, whole genome shotgun sequence genome, the window GATCCATCCTTAAAGACCTTGATTTGTTTAGGCAACATGAAATCAGGCAGCGCCAGCAGCTTAGGAAGGGTACTTTGTATGATATGATCGCCAAGTTCCTTGTCATGTAATAGGGAAAACACAACTGCACGTCTCAACGTCACTCCCTCCGGAACCTTGGATGGTGCGAGTCGAATAATGTAAGCCAAGAGCGCAGATTCTTTCTTCATCTCTGTTGGACGAACGACTTCAAGAACACAATCCCAGCCATGCTCATCCGCCTGGCAAACAAGCCCGATGGAGATGTCTGGGTACTTCGAGAGGATGTGCTTTGCCACCTGGGATTCATTCCGATCGAAGACGTCTGTTGCTCCAAGGGATTTTAAGTTATCCTTTTGCTTGGTAGATGCTACTGCCAGGATGGTTCTATAACCAGCAATTTTAAGGGCGAGGATGGCGTACATGCCACTGCCTGTTGCAGCACCCCATATGATGATCTTTCGCTGTGCTTTTTCCGCCTCTGTGGGGTGCAGTGGCAGGTTCAGTCCCTCTTTCATGTGGAGGGCTACCATCACGGCAGCATATCGATGAGCTATGGTCGATGCCTGCTCCGCTGAGATTTTGTCTGGCTTGGGACAGAGATATTTTCGTGAAATCACGATCTGCTCCTGCAGTGCTCCAACCTGATAACTAACACCTAACACCTGGGAGATGGTACGGGTCATTCTATATTGTGTACTTCCGTTGCGAGGAAGTTGTTTCTCTTACCCAATCTCCTGGTTTCAGATCTTTCACGTCACTTCCAATGTGAAGAATTTGACCTGACCATTCCCGCCCAAGGATATATGGGTATTCAGTGATATATGCGCCTGATTTAACCTGGTTAACATCTATGTGGTTGAGCCCGCAGTATGCCACTTGGGCGATGATTTCGTCGGGTCTCAATTGCTTAGGGTCTGGTTTAGGGAGTCTGTATTCTTGAACATCTCTTGCTTCAGTTGTGGCGATCGCGAGGGATAGTGAAGAAGAATTTGGACGGTTGTTCTCTTGAGAGGTCAT encodes:
- a CDS encoding Dehydrogenase azaJ, coding for MTSQENNRPNSSSLSLAIATTEARDVQEYRLPKPDPKQLRPDEIIAQVAYCGLNHIDVNQVKSGAYITEYPYILGREWSGQILHIGSDVKDLKPGDWVLGVSYQVGALQEQIVISRKYLCPKPDKISAEQASTIAHRYAAVMVALHMKEGLNLPLHPTEAEKAQRKIIIWGAATGSGMYAILALKIAGYRTILAVASTKQKDNLKSLGATDVFDRNESQVAKHILSKYPDISIGLVCQADEHGWDCVLEVVRPTEMKKESALLAYIIRLAPSKVPEGVTLRRAVVFSLLHDKELGDHIIQSTLPKLLALPDFMLPKQIKVFKDGSLAERVKAAICLMEKNSDVSATIQVSV